Sequence from the Pyrobaculum neutrophilum V24Sta genome:
GCGGCCACCACGGCTAAGAACCTCGCCGCCTGCAGAGCCACGTCCAGCGGCAGGGCGAGGTACAACACCACGTTAAGGACGTCACCGCTTATCCGCGACAGAACCTCCCCCCTGCTGTTGCCGGGGGATAGAACAGTCGAGTGGACTATGCGGTGCGACACGTCGATGATAGCTCTCTGCGTCCACACCGCCGCTCTGTACTCAGAGAGGAAATTTAAGACGGGTATTGAAAAGGCGATTCCGACAACGGCGGCGATCTGGAGGACCAGCGCGCTGGCGTCTCTGACCCCGTACACCACCGCGTCGATGACTTGCTTGATGAATAACGCCTGGACAACGCCGAGAATTATCATGGCGCCCCACAGCGAGAAAATTACCACCTCGTCTATCCAATACCTCTTTGTAAACTCAAGAACGTAGTACCAATAACTCTTCATACGTTCTTTGTTAGTAATTCGATATTCTGACCTACTTTGGTCAAAGTGTTAGTTTTAGCAAATTCATAAACCACGCTGAGCATGCCATCATATATAAGCCTTAGATGTTCTTTACTATTTTCTACTACCTCTTCTGTGTTTTTAAGTGGACATTGTTCAAAGAGCATCTGTGTATAATCTTTAATTAGCACTTCAGGTAAAATTTTCCTCACAATATATTTATAATTTTGATTTATTTCTTTAATATTATTATGTAACAAGTTGCCTATGCACCCCTTGGACTCGGTAATTAACAAATTGCATGTAAAAACGTCGCCATTTGGCGCAATAGATAAAAATTTTTGTCCTGTCTTTATGTCTACTTCTAGAAACGACTGGGAAAAGGGATGATAAACCACCCATGCATCTCTATCAATTTTAGAAGGTCCTAATACGTGGTAAGTGGTGCTGGTGATCATACCCTTCAGATGTTACAAACCTAAAATACAATGTCTAGTAACTACTACTGCAGTTGATATTGTAGTTGCAAAACCCATTATAAAAAGTTATTGGTAAGGCGACAACATGCCGACGACAATAAAAATCGCAGTAGTGGAACTAAATACGCAGATTAAAGAAGCGCTACTGTTCTGTTGCTGATTCATTGCGTGTGGACAAGGGCAAAAATCATAAATTAATTAAATGAAAATAGAAAATATTTTTTTATCTCTTAACTTTCTACACATATACCTTTCATATTTTCTATTATATTATCAATTATTTTTTCTATTATGCTATTTCCGCTCCTTGTCTCTCTTACATATTCCTTTATCAGCTGGGTAGCTTTGCAGTATGCCTCTTCCCAGCTCAGCGCTGTCATTTTCTTAAGTACGTAGAGTAGAAATGTAAAGAAGCCGTAGGCAGGTTCATAGTAGCCTAAGCTTTCCAGACCAACTCCACGTATCCACTGTAACCTATTCTCGTCCTCCGGCACCAGCACGACGCGGTAGAAGAGGAGGCTGAGCCTCGGCCACTCCCCCAGCCTCGCTAGGTGGGGATCCATATTCTCCCTCGCCTTTAAATCTAGCTCTATCAGCCTCGTAAAGGCCTCATGTCTTTTCGTCCTAAAGGGCAGGGTGATGTAGAGCTCGTCGCTTAGGTATACGCCGTCTTTCCTAGCCAGAAGTGGGGTGACATGGCCGAAGTTCTCCGCGACGAAGTCCTCCGTGAGGTAGCCCAGCTCCAGCGTCTTGGACAAGTCCTTGAGCTTTATTAGGTGTTCCCGCCCGAGTCTAATCGCCTTCACCACCCCCTCTGCCTCTAGTCTATACACGACGTCTCTCACAGTGCTGTAGGGGGCGTTTAGCAAGCGGGATAGATTACGTAGCGTTGTGTCTACATCGTGGTGTTTTATAAAGAGTAGTTTAACTAACCTCTCCTCAAGACCGCTGGCGCTACGTCTCATAGCCATCTACAAACGCCTTACATATCTCCAGGTCTCTGACTCTGTACAGCTTAACTCTGCCGACGGGCACCTCCTCGACGAGGCCAAGCCCGCACAGCGAGTCCTCTGCCTTGTACCTGCCGCCTAGCCCCCTCAGGGCCCCTAGGACGTTTTCGTAGCTGGCGCCTACGGCGTCTGCTATCAGCGCTGGGTAGGCCGACTCTGGGTAGATGGAACAGAGGTATTTCAACACATCTCTCTTCACTCTGCTCCTCCTGAGGGCCATCATGGCTCTGCCGTATCCCACCCCCCTCCACGACACTGCTGTGATCACATGATCAATCACATGATTACTTATAAATTTTTCGCTGGTATGGGATTCAACGGCTTTTAGAACGGGAGGGCTCTTATTACCTTCCTGGCAATTTTCAAGTGTAGAATATTAGCGCAGTGGTGAAGGCAATGTTTATGATTAGTTTTTCACGTCTTTCTCCAGGCCAGTAGTATCAACAACACTGCTAGCGTTATTACCAAGTCTTTTGTGATGATGAGGTGGGGTAGCGCCACGGCTATTGAGGTGGCGTAGGCTACAATCCTGAGCTTAGACTTCAGAGTTTCGTGTTTTATACTGTAGAGGGGGGCGGCCGCGTCTACGGCCTTTCTTTCTCTTCTTACGAGCGGGTCTTCTACGGTTGGTTCACGTGCTAGCCTTTCTAGAAACTCTCGGGCGTTGTAGCTGTCCTTCAGCTTTGCGAAGTATGTCTTCACCCTTAGCTCTTTCTCCGGCGCCGCAAGGAGTTTTCTAGCTTTTTTAGCGCCTCTTTTGGCCAGCTCTCGGGAGATGAGGAGCCCCGCCGCCAGTGTGGCCGTGGCTAGGTACTTTAGCGATGGGTTGAGTACGACAGCTATCCCGCTCGTCATCACGCTTGTCAAAGACGTAATCGATAACACGAGAACCAGCTTGTTGTAGGTTTTTTCTTCTATCTCCTGTATTTTCTGCGCGATGTAGTCACTTAACATATATATCGATCACCCTTCTTTCTATCCTCTTGCCGTAGGTTTTGGAGAGCTGTATAATCGCTGTGTTTTCTACCTCTACGTACTTCGCCAGCCTTCTCAGCGCGCCTTCAACGCTGGTGGAGTGCATAGTAGCGAGGGTCTGTATTCCCATTTCCGTAGCTGTTCTAAAAGCGTGGAAGTGATCCTCGTACTGAAGCTCCCCGACGAATATTACGTCTATGTTCCTGTTGAGAGAGGCGTAGACCTCACGCATCTTGTTGACGTTATGGATCTTTATCTGGTTCTTGTCGGGATCCTCCTCGAACTCGTCAGCCTCGTCTATATAGACCCTCTGAAGATTTGGGGGGATTATATCGTCGAGAGCAACCAAGAGGGTGGTTTTCCCAGAGCCTGGGGGCCCCGTCACGACTATGTGCTTTCCTTCTCTCACATATCTGTAGATCTCCTGTAGCTGTTCCAATGTGAGAAATCCGCTTTTTAGGAGGTCGCCGATTCTGAGCTTTTTTCTGTGTATCCTGACGTATGCTTGCGGGGAGGGCACCACGGGCGGGAGGTCCAGGGAGATGCGCATCCTCACCTCGCCGATTCTTATGCCGAATCTGAGGGAGGGGGTCGCCGTCGTTAGCTCAACTCCCTTGAGGTAGGCAAGCCTCATGAGGTTTTTCACGAGGCGCAACGTGGCGACTTCTTGCCCCTTTTCTTTTCCGCTTCTTCTCGTTATGTAGATCGGCCTCCCCGGTATCAGCAGGAGATCCTCCACATCGTCTTGTTCAAGATACGGCGCAAGCTCCTCCAGCCCCACTGTGGCGAGCGTCGCCCTAAGCGCAGCGCTTCCCTTTATCTTCTTGAAGAGTCCGTATCTGAAGTCCAACGTGGCGTCTAGGTCTCTCTTGAAAATCCTGGATGCCAACTTCACAACGTCCTCGATTTCCTCCTCCGTGAAGTTGCACAGGCCTTTTTCTCTGCATGAATAGCGACACTCGGCGCACTCCAGTATTCTAGTCAGTAGCTGGTACATAGCGCCTAAGCCTGGACACGGTGTCTCTCACGGTGAACTTGCTTATGTTCACCAGAGCGGCTATATCGCGCTTGTGTACGTGGTACCTCGCCCTTTCTGTGGCCAGGTATACCACAGCCGCCGCCACCGCCCTTGGGCTTTTGCCCTGGTAAGCTCTTTTGTCCAACACCGAAAAAAGCCGCATAGCCTCCTGTTCTATTCCGGCAACGCCAAGCTCTCTTGCGATTTTTGAGATGTAGAACTTTACCATGTCGCTGTATTTCATCTTCACGGTTTGTTTGTCCTCCTCCTCTAAGAGAGCTATAATGCGGCGGCTTTTAATTACCGGCGTAGCTAGCTTAACTCTGGGCGGCACCACCTCGTATCCCACAACCGTGCCGCACTCTGTACACACATACTCGCCGTCTCGCAACACTATTTTGTCAGAACTGCAGTACGGACAAATCATGAGTCGTTGCATTCCTCTATCTTTTTAATCAATACCTTATAACAAGATATACGAAGAGAGAGTTTTCTAAAAGTTTTGAACTTCAGTCATCAACGTTTTTATACAGATTTTTACGAGCCGCCACATGGAGTTTTTGCTCGAGGTTTCTGACATCACCAACGATCTGCCAAACGTAATAAAACTCAGCGGTGAGGTAAATGCGACGATAGAGATACCGCTGGAAAGGCTAGGCGTTAGCCTGCAGAAAGGGGATAAAGTCAAGCTGGTCATACAAAGGGAGAAAGACCAAGACATGAAGAAGTATAAGATCTACGCATGGGGGATAGTCTACTACATCGGAGATGGCATCACCAGGATTTCCATAGGTGGACTACAGCTAGACATAATGAAGGAGCTCCCCCTCCAGATAGGCGATAAGGTCTACATAGGAATCATATAGCCCACCTCTCCCCCTTCTACAACCCGCCTTCTCCAGAGAGCTCGGTGTATCTACCAGCTCTGCGGAAGGGCTCGGCGGACGTAAAGGCCGTTGTGTCCCCCAAGGCCGGCAAATGCATGGCCGGGGTCCCTAGACAACGGGGGATTGTCGGCGAAGTGGACATAAGTTTAAAAACACATCCCCCGTCGTGCGGTATGTCAACAACTCTAGCTGAAGCAAGCAAGCGGTTTGTCGCCGAGTTGAACAACCTCATCGGTAGGGAGGTTCAGGTAGTCTTGTCTAATGGGGAGGTCTACAGGGGCGTGCTGCATGCGGTAGATAACCAGTTGAACATAGTGCTGGCCAACGCCGCGAGTAAAGCCGGGGAGAAGTTCGTCCGTGTGTTTATCATGTATAGATATATCGTTCACATAGACAGCGTCGAAAAAAGGATAGACCTGAGGGAGTTTGCAAAACACGCCGAGAAGGTTTTCCCAGGTATGGTTAAATATGTCGAGGAGACCAACACGGTCCTCATAGGGGACAAGGTGCGCGTCAGCGAAGTCGGCGTAGAAGGGGTAGGGCCCGTAGCCGAAAGAGCCAAGAGGCTGTTCGAGGAATTCCTCAAGTCGAAGGGAATTGAATGATTTTTTAGTCCCAGAAGGCCCTGGTCGTGGAATACTGTCTTTCGGCGTCCAAGATGGCGCTCCAGAGGTCGGCGCCTTCGAAGACCTTGTTTAACACTCTAATCGCGGTTTTTGGGCCAACGCCGTGCGCTAGCTGAATTATGACTCCGGTTTTTCCATGCTCTAGCACAATTGAGGCGCTCTGCTGTAGATGCTCCAGGAGCCTCCTCTCCTCGGCGCTGAGCTTCTGCCTAAGCTTGTGCTTGTTTAAAACCTGCCGGGCCTTCTCCAGGTCCACCCCCTTCACGACGGCCAGAGCCCTCATCCCGCACCTCTGACAGCTGACGTCCTCCGGGATCATTGACGCGCGGGCTGTGAAAGTCCAGCCGCAGTTGAGACACAGAAGAGTTGCGAATTTGTTCAATATCCTCTTCCTCGCCAAATCGGCGAGGGTCTCCCTTGAAAGCCCTCTGAAGGTGAAGTCCAGCCTAAGCGCCTCTTCTAAAATGGGCCTCTCCAACAATGTGGGCTTAGCCAAACGCCTCACCACGATCTGTAGCTTTCCCCCGGAAATCCTCTCCACAAGATCCAGCAACGCTTTCACATCCAGCTTCTCCACAAAGATCTCGTTCAACGTCTCTATCCCAGGTACGTCGTCCATATATACGTCTACTAACTTAGACGGGACATCCTCCGCCTCCTTCGACACTAGACCAACCCTCCTAGCCACTTGGAGAAATCTATACCTAAACATCCTGGAGCTTTTCACGGCGTTTCTCAACGTTCTAAAGATGAACTCGGGGGGTCTCTTAAGCATCTCCTCGAGCGCGTTTACGGGCACGTGGTCTCTAAAG
This genomic interval carries:
- a CDS encoding SPASM domain-containing protein, whose translation is MITSTTYHVLGPSKIDRDAWVVYHPFSQSFLEVDIKTGQKFLSIAPNGDVFTCNLLITESKGCIGNLLHNNIKEINQNYKYIVRKILPEVLIKDYTQMLFEQCPLKNTEEVVENSKEHLRLIYDGMLSVVYEFAKTNTLTKVGQNIELLTKNV
- a CDS encoding TrmB family transcriptional regulator, which codes for MRRSASGLEERLVKLLFIKHHDVDTTLRNLSRLLNAPYSTVRDVVYRLEAEGVVKAIRLGREHLIKLKDLSKTLELGYLTEDFVAENFGHVTPLLARKDGVYLSDELYITLPFRTKRHEAFTRLIELDLKARENMDPHLARLGEWPRLSLLFYRVVLVPEDENRLQWIRGVGLESLGYYEPAYGFFTFLLYVLKKMTALSWEEAYCKATQLIKEYVRETRSGNSIIEKIIDNIIENMKGICVES
- a CDS encoding archaellum operon transcriptional activator EarA family protein; this encodes MITAVSWRGVGYGRAMMALRRSRVKRDVLKYLCSIYPESAYPALIADAVGASYENVLGALRGLGGRYKAEDSLCGLGLVEEVPVGRVKLYRVRDLEICKAFVDGYET
- a CDS encoding ATPase, T2SS/T4P/T4SS family codes for the protein MYQLLTRILECAECRYSCREKGLCNFTEEEIEDVVKLASRIFKRDLDATLDFRYGLFKKIKGSAALRATLATVGLEELAPYLEQDDVEDLLLIPGRPIYITRRSGKEKGQEVATLRLVKNLMRLAYLKGVELTTATPSLRFGIRIGEVRMRISLDLPPVVPSPQAYVRIHRKKLRIGDLLKSGFLTLEQLQEIYRYVREGKHIVVTGPPGSGKTTLLVALDDIIPPNLQRVYIDEADEFEEDPDKNQIKIHNVNKMREVYASLNRNIDVIFVGELQYEDHFHAFRTATEMGIQTLATMHSTSVEGALRRLAKYVEVENTAIIQLSKTYGKRIERRVIDIYVK
- a CDS encoding TFIIB-type zinc ribbon-containing protein; this encodes MICPYCSSDKIVLRDGEYVCTECGTVVGYEVVPPRVKLATPVIKSRRIIALLEEEDKQTVKMKYSDMVKFYISKIARELGVAGIEQEAMRLFSVLDKRAYQGKSPRAVAAAVVYLATERARYHVHKRDIAALVNISKFTVRDTVSRLRRYVPATD
- a CDS encoding Lsm family RNA-binding protein encodes the protein MSTTLAEASKRFVAELNNLIGREVQVVLSNGEVYRGVLHAVDNQLNIVLANAASKAGEKFVRVFIMYRYIVHIDSVEKRIDLREFAKHAEKVFPGMVKYVEETNTVLIGDKVRVSEVGVEGVGPVAERAKRLFEEFLKSKGIE